One Filimonas effusa genomic window carries:
- a CDS encoding helix-turn-helix domain-containing protein translates to MISHTTRSVAKANIFLTCTEESYYSNELIVQKNTLIRMISGEMKIILPGITYVLGAGDTIFFPRNELAKVLKTAKDGRPYSSVAIYLTPEAMQGYFVKHHLKTPSSTMPKLGIKQMEKHPLLDSLFSSLVPYFDLKNELPESLAEAKTDEAISILKLIDEELFNSLGNFEEPGKINLTDFMEKNFMFNMPLERFGYLTGRSLATFNRDFRKVFHTTPQRWLIQKRLELAHRQLVEYKRRPVDVYLETGFENLSHFSFAFKKQFGYAPTELNT, encoded by the coding sequence ATGATATCGCATACAACACGATCTGTTGCAAAAGCCAATATTTTCCTCACCTGCACGGAGGAATCGTATTACAGCAACGAGCTGATTGTTCAAAAGAATACACTGATAAGAATGATATCGGGTGAGATGAAGATCATCTTACCCGGTATCACTTATGTACTTGGTGCAGGCGACACCATTTTCTTTCCCAGAAATGAACTGGCAAAGGTGCTGAAGACAGCGAAAGATGGGCGCCCTTACAGTTCTGTGGCCATTTATTTAACCCCCGAAGCCATGCAGGGCTACTTTGTAAAACACCACCTCAAAACACCCTCTTCAACGATGCCTAAATTGGGCATTAAGCAAATGGAAAAACATCCGCTGCTTGATAGTTTATTCAGTTCACTTGTCCCCTATTTCGATCTAAAGAACGAATTACCCGAAAGTCTTGCAGAAGCCAAGACAGATGAAGCTATTTCCATCTTAAAGCTCATCGACGAAGAGCTGTTCAATTCCCTCGGCAATTTTGAAGAACCAGGCAAGATTAACCTGACCGACTTTATGGAAAAGAACTTTATGTTTAATATGCCGTTGGAAAGATTCGGTTATCTCACGGGCCGCAGCCTGGCAACATTCAACCGTGATTTTCGTAAAGTATTTCATACCACACCGCAACGCTGGCTGATACAAAAACGGCTGGAGCTTGCCCATCGCCAGCTTGTGGAATATAAAAGAAGGCCCGTAGATGTTTACCTTGAAACAGGTTTTGAAAATCTCTCACACTTCTCATTTGCATTTAAAAAGCAATTCGGATATGCACCAACGGAATTAAATACTTAA
- a CDS encoding FecR family protein, whose amino-acid sequence MDDINGRILSLIEKFEQGRATDEEIQELDVWFRLHESNPDITDHLTKEQQLQAQSGLLMRINSRIDLEERPSFPLRKAAPLLWAKLAVAASVLLVIAVGGWFFLGRNQPVKQALAGHIEDFAPGSNKAILTLENGEHIILDQAKTGAIASQGNAVISKTNEGNVVYMQRGKSEAVAMNTLTTPYGGLYRLTLADGTEVWLNAASSIKYPSSFNGSVREVEISGEVYMEVAQNSRQPFRVKAGSHTVEVLGTHFNINTYDSIKTTLLEGAVALTSAGRRKLLQPGEQGLFIGNAIHLNKVDLDEVMAWKNGFFDFTDAGIQTVMQEFARWYNLDVVFDGPQTKETFTGRIPRSWSFARVIKSMETFKSTHITTQGRRIMVKQQ is encoded by the coding sequence ATGGACGATATAAACGGGCGGATCCTGTCGCTGATCGAAAAATTTGAGCAGGGCAGGGCCACGGATGAGGAAATACAGGAACTCGACGTTTGGTTCCGCTTGCACGAAAGTAATCCGGATATAACAGATCATCTAACTAAGGAACAGCAGCTACAGGCGCAGTCTGGTCTGTTAATGCGTATCAATAGCCGTATAGACCTGGAGGAACGGCCTTCTTTTCCGCTGCGCAAAGCCGCGCCGTTGTTATGGGCAAAACTGGCAGTAGCGGCCAGCGTATTGCTGGTAATAGCTGTAGGAGGCTGGTTTTTCCTGGGACGCAATCAACCGGTAAAGCAGGCGCTTGCGGGGCATATAGAAGACTTTGCTCCTGGTAGTAATAAAGCTATTCTCACTTTGGAAAATGGCGAACATATTATTCTTGACCAGGCGAAAACCGGGGCGATTGCCAGCCAGGGGAATGCCGTTATAAGTAAAACTAATGAGGGCAATGTCGTTTATATGCAGCGAGGGAAGAGTGAGGCGGTGGCGATGAATACGCTGACTACACCGTACGGCGGATTGTACCGGCTTACGCTTGCCGATGGAACGGAGGTATGGCTGAATGCCGCTTCTTCTATAAAATATCCTTCCTCCTTCAATGGAAGTGTTCGTGAGGTTGAGATAAGCGGAGAGGTTTATATGGAGGTTGCACAAAATTCCCGGCAGCCATTTCGTGTGAAGGCCGGTTCGCATACGGTAGAAGTGCTGGGAACTCATTTCAATATCAACACCTATGATAGTATTAAAACCACGCTTCTTGAAGGTGCTGTTGCGCTTACTTCAGCAGGACGACGAAAGCTGCTGCAGCCTGGTGAACAGGGCTTGTTTATAGGTAATGCCATTCATCTGAATAAAGTAGACCTTGATGAAGTGATGGCATGGAAAAATGGTTTCTTCGATTTTACAGATGCCGGCATACAAACGGTGATGCAGGAGTTTGCGCGCTGGTACAACCTCGATGTTGTTTTCGATGGCCCCCAAACAAAAGAAACGTTTACCGGGCGTATTCCACGTTCCTGGTCTTTTGCGAGGGTAATTAAGAGTATGGAAACATTTAAATCTACACATATCACAACTCAAGGAAGGAGGATTATGGTAAAACAACAGTAA
- a CDS encoding aldo/keto reductase — MSLQSYKTLGKSGLRVSPLCLGAMTFGEDWGWGASVEESTKIINTYIEKGGNFIDTANIYTNNHSERIIGDVVGRNSSLRTQMVIATKFANNVFPGNPNTAGTGNKSLITNLEHSLRRLQTDYIDLFWIHSWDFSTPMEETMRSLDNAVKSGKIRYIGVSDAPAWKVAQAQTAALFKDWTPFIGLQIEYSLLQRTVEEELVPMAVELGLGITPWSPLKNGLLSGKYTRANAGNVDGRWKERNGGNTPTEAELQIIDELQRIAELHNTNVAAVALSWVNNRPGVSSTIIGVRDLQQLEASIAATTIHLTPEEIASLDALSMPPKTFLSQYKDMIPIMQHGGIEINGFKPAALPMLSNMQPGQY, encoded by the coding sequence ATGTCATTACAATCATATAAAACATTGGGTAAATCAGGATTGCGGGTAAGTCCCCTATGCCTGGGTGCCATGACATTTGGCGAAGACTGGGGCTGGGGCGCCAGCGTAGAAGAATCCACAAAAATCATCAATACCTATATTGAAAAAGGAGGGAATTTTATCGACACCGCCAATATCTACACCAACAATCATTCGGAAAGAATTATTGGCGATGTAGTAGGCCGAAATTCGTCGCTCCGCACACAGATGGTCATTGCCACCAAATTCGCCAACAATGTATTTCCCGGCAATCCCAATACAGCCGGCACCGGTAACAAGTCGTTAATAACGAACCTGGAGCATTCCCTTCGAAGACTACAAACAGATTACATAGATCTGTTCTGGATTCATTCCTGGGATTTTTCAACACCAATGGAAGAAACCATGCGGTCGTTAGACAATGCCGTAAAAAGTGGAAAGATCCGTTATATTGGCGTTAGCGATGCACCGGCCTGGAAGGTAGCCCAGGCACAAACCGCAGCCCTTTTTAAGGACTGGACGCCATTCATCGGCTTGCAGATCGAGTATTCCTTACTGCAGCGCACCGTTGAAGAGGAACTGGTACCCATGGCTGTAGAATTGGGTCTGGGTATCACCCCGTGGAGCCCGCTTAAGAATGGTTTACTGTCAGGTAAATACACACGTGCCAATGCCGGCAACGTCGATGGAAGATGGAAGGAAAGAAATGGCGGCAATACACCAACAGAAGCAGAACTGCAGATAATCGATGAACTTCAACGAATTGCAGAGTTACACAACACCAATGTAGCCGCAGTTGCATTAAGCTGGGTGAACAACAGGCCGGGTGTTTCCTCCACCATTATCGGTGTAAGAGATCTGCAACAGCTGGAAGCCAGTATTGCTGCGACAACCATTCATTTAACGCCTGAAGAGATCGCTTCACTGGATGCGCTTTCTATGCCACCGAAGACTTTTTTGTCGCAATATAAAGACATGATCCCCATCATGCAGCATGGCGGCATAGAGATCAATGGATTTAAGCCAGCCGCCTTACCTATGCTTTCAAACATGCAGCCGGGCCAATACTAA
- a CDS encoding MFS transporter — MARFSECRSWRTAGAHSGAKTPLCIFAILFVYIKDERTMNSRNGSAWVNGPGAVIAKYVLLSFYGYFTIGLTLAVLPVFIHQRLGFNTVVAGGVVSVQYVMTFFMRAYAGHIVDSRGPKPAVILSMFCFMAAGISLCLAFIWASSPALSLALLILSRLFTGCGEGMVGASPVNWAILHAGEGHTAMAISYNGIATYSAMAIAAPLGLLLANNVGYWSLGVLTIITGLIGWWSAITKTALRGARDAPKIAFLKVLRLVTPYGAGLALAGIGFGAISTFITLYFIYRSWANPAICITGFSLFFILGRIFFSRSISTYGGLTVAIVSMVVECIGLLVLCVAGSHHLAIAGASITGLGFSLIFPALGYEAIRNVSASNKGAALGAYGLFIDISLGITGPLVGFVASHFGLNYIYPFSAFVVLAGLLICYLIKRPAVGGYTG; from the coding sequence TTGGCAAGATTTTCGGAATGCAGAAGCTGGCGAACCGCAGGTGCCCACTCTGGCGCTAAAACGCCTTTATGTATCTTTGCCATTCTTTTCGTATATATAAAGGATGAACGCACGATGAACAGCAGGAATGGAAGTGCCTGGGTAAACGGCCCGGGAGCAGTGATCGCGAAGTATGTATTGTTATCATTTTACGGCTACTTTACTATTGGGCTTACACTGGCTGTGCTGCCGGTTTTTATACATCAGCGGCTTGGATTTAATACAGTAGTTGCGGGAGGTGTAGTAAGCGTTCAGTATGTAATGACTTTTTTCATGCGCGCCTACGCCGGACATATTGTCGATAGCAGAGGGCCAAAGCCTGCCGTTATACTAAGTATGTTTTGTTTTATGGCGGCAGGTATATCGCTTTGCCTGGCGTTTATATGGGCAAGCTCTCCGGCATTGAGTCTGGCTTTATTGATCCTTTCAAGATTATTTACAGGGTGTGGAGAAGGTATGGTGGGAGCCAGTCCTGTCAACTGGGCAATACTGCATGCGGGAGAAGGGCATACAGCTATGGCCATTTCTTATAATGGTATTGCTACTTATAGCGCTATGGCAATAGCTGCACCGCTTGGGTTGTTGCTTGCCAATAACGTGGGGTATTGGAGCCTGGGTGTATTAACAATCATTACGGGCTTAATTGGCTGGTGGTCGGCCATCACAAAGACGGCGTTAAGAGGCGCCCGGGATGCGCCTAAGATCGCTTTTCTGAAGGTGCTGAGGCTGGTTACGCCCTATGGCGCGGGGCTTGCATTGGCAGGCATTGGTTTTGGCGCTATTTCTACTTTTATCACCTTATACTTCATTTACAGGAGCTGGGCTAATCCTGCGATCTGTATCACCGGGTTTAGTTTATTTTTTATACTGGGCAGGATCTTTTTCTCCCGGTCTATTTCAACATATGGGGGGCTTACTGTAGCTATTGTAAGCATGGTGGTAGAATGTATAGGACTATTGGTGTTGTGTGTTGCCGGAAGCCATCACCTGGCTATCGCCGGAGCTTCTATAACAGGTTTGGGCTTCTCTCTTATCTTTCCTGCTTTGGGTTACGAAGCTATCAGGAATGTATCGGCGTCGAATAAAGGGGCGGCACTTGGCGCCTATGGTTTGTTTATCGATATTTCTTTAGGTATAACTGGTCCGCTTGTTGGCTTTGTTGCCAGTCATTTTGGACTGAATTATATTTATCCTTTTAGCGCTTTTGTTGTGTTGGCTGGCCTGTTAATCTGTTACCTGATAAAAAGACCGGCGGTTGGCGGTTATACCGGGTAA
- a CDS encoding SDR family NAD(P)-dependent oxidoreductase, with the protein MELNNYNGALQKPVNSGFSAASTATEVIEGIDLTGKTVIVTGGYAGIGLETVKTFVSAGATVIVPARDTAKAKTNLAGISNIELEEIDLMNPDSIDAFAEKFISSGRPLHLLINNAGIMWVPLQRDSRGYESQLSTNHLGHFQLTARLWDALKKANGARVINVSSWGHHFSPVHFEDPNFEHREYDTLLGYGQSKTANILFSVELDKRGAAYGVHSYSLHPGAIVETDLKRYVPDEDLKKMGVYDAEGKVIHDPSTGRKSIAQGASTTVWCATSQQLNAIGGVYCENTEVAEPDLTGSDPRKRIHGITKLFGVMPYAVDAQNATKLWSLSETLTRTSFL; encoded by the coding sequence ATGGAACTGAATAATTATAACGGGGCATTACAAAAGCCTGTAAATTCAGGGTTCAGCGCAGCTTCTACCGCAACAGAGGTTATTGAAGGAATAGATTTAACAGGGAAAACAGTTATTGTTACAGGCGGTTACGCCGGCATTGGTTTGGAAACAGTGAAGACGTTCGTCTCCGCAGGCGCAACGGTAATTGTTCCTGCAAGAGATACCGCAAAAGCAAAAACGAATCTGGCCGGTATCAGCAATATAGAGTTGGAGGAAATTGACCTGATGAACCCCGACTCCATAGATGCATTTGCTGAAAAATTCATCTCCTCGGGTCGTCCGCTGCACTTGCTCATCAATAATGCCGGCATTATGTGGGTGCCTTTGCAAAGGGACAGCCGCGGCTATGAATCGCAGTTGTCCACCAACCATCTTGGTCATTTTCAACTAACAGCAAGACTGTGGGATGCATTAAAGAAAGCAAATGGAGCAAGGGTTATCAATGTTTCCTCCTGGGGGCATCATTTCTCCCCGGTTCATTTTGAAGATCCCAATTTTGAGCATAGGGAATACGATACTTTGCTGGGCTACGGCCAGTCGAAGACTGCCAACATACTCTTCTCCGTAGAACTGGATAAAAGAGGCGCAGCATATGGCGTCCACTCTTATTCCTTACATCCCGGGGCTATTGTAGAAACCGATTTAAAACGCTACGTACCGGATGAAGATCTAAAGAAAATGGGAGTATACGATGCCGAAGGCAAGGTGATACACGACCCGTCTACAGGCAGAAAATCTATTGCCCAGGGTGCTTCCACAACGGTGTGGTGTGCAACCAGCCAACAATTAAATGCAATAGGCGGTGTGTATTGCGAAAATACAGAAGTAGCTGAGCCCGACCTTACCGGCTCCGATCCCCGGAAAAGAATACACGGTATCACAAAACTATTTGGAGTAATGCCTTATGCTGTAGATGCCCAAAATGCGACAAAGCTCTGGTCGCTAAGTGAAACACTAACCAGAACAAGTTTTTTATAA
- a CDS encoding RNA polymerase sigma-70 factor — protein MEKAKYGSAVLTDESLLDLVRYDDDREAFAALYHRYWKLLINMAGKRVRSMAIAEEIVQDVFVDLYIRRKTICIETSLEAYLKTATKYQVFKAYRAQQVHETYINKIISGALTQPAEPDTILDARKLREEIYKVAEKMPDTCRQVFLLSRFEQLSNRDIAERLDISVAMVRKHITRAMNLMRSEFKEHQVDLLNVVLFVYLGHSI, from the coding sequence ATGGAAAAGGCAAAATACGGATCTGCCGTTTTAACAGACGAAAGTTTACTGGACCTTGTCCGGTATGATGACGATCGTGAAGCTTTTGCTGCGCTGTATCATCGTTACTGGAAGCTGCTTATAAATATGGCTGGCAAACGGGTCCGATCCATGGCTATTGCCGAAGAGATTGTACAGGATGTATTTGTTGATCTTTATATTCGCCGAAAGACTATTTGCATTGAAACTTCCCTTGAAGCTTATCTTAAAACTGCAACAAAATACCAGGTATTTAAGGCTTATCGTGCGCAACAGGTTCACGAAACCTATATAAATAAGATCATCTCGGGCGCGCTTACACAGCCTGCAGAACCAGATACAATACTGGATGCAAGGAAGTTACGTGAAGAGATCTATAAGGTTGCAGAGAAAATGCCCGACACCTGCCGCCAGGTCTTCCTCCTGAGCCGGTTCGAACAATTGTCTAACCGCGATATCGCTGAAAGGCTTGATATCTCTGTGGCTATGGTACGAAAGCATATAACCAGGGCTATGAACCTGATGCGTTCAGAATTTAAAGAACACCAGGTTGATCTTCTCAACGTTGTCTTATTCGTTTATTTAGGTCATTCTATATGA
- a CDS encoding alpha-amylase: protein MNNGTLLQFFHWYITPEDELWKKLANEASRLSEMGISAVWMPPAFKGSKGKYSGGYDVYDLYDLGEFDQKGTVATKFGAKEDYLNAIAAAHKLGMQVYADIIINHLCGADATERVPVRKVNPENRLEFISDTFDIEAYTKFTFPGRNQYSDFKWDFQCFSGVDCAKDLDEKGIFSIQNNYGEGWEDVSNQELGNFDFLFGADIEYRNPAVQEEVKRWAAWYWQTAQFNGVRLDAVKHVSPGYLKEWLQHLRSVAGKELFAVAEFWAPEQLGDMLHFIDITERQMSLFDAPLNRNMYEAGKQGKDYDLQTIFNDTLVAIHPTLSVTLVGNHDTQPLQLLEAPVADWFKPLAYALILLCDKGYPCVFYPDLYGAKYKGKNDKGEEIEIELKPVKGLEELIRARNLFAYGMQRNFLDYPNCIGWTREGDEEHERSGCAVLLSNADKGQKRMEVGKRHAGKYFYDMLGNSEGRILIAEDGWAEFYCPAGSLSLWVRE from the coding sequence ATGAATAACGGGACCTTACTGCAATTCTTTCATTGGTATATTACTCCGGAAGATGAACTATGGAAAAAATTAGCAAACGAAGCCTCAAGGCTTTCCGAAATGGGTATATCGGCGGTGTGGATGCCGCCGGCTTTTAAAGGAAGCAAGGGCAAGTATAGCGGAGGGTATGATGTGTATGATCTTTACGACCTGGGTGAGTTTGATCAAAAGGGGACCGTTGCAACCAAATTTGGAGCTAAAGAAGATTACTTAAATGCGATAGCTGCTGCGCATAAGCTTGGTATGCAGGTGTATGCAGATATCATCATTAATCATCTTTGTGGAGCGGATGCTACGGAACGGGTGCCGGTACGTAAAGTAAATCCGGAAAACCGGCTGGAGTTTATCTCCGATACATTCGATATAGAGGCGTATACCAAATTTACCTTTCCGGGAAGAAATCAATATTCCGATTTTAAATGGGACTTTCAATGTTTTAGCGGCGTGGATTGCGCGAAGGATCTGGATGAAAAAGGCATTTTCAGTATTCAGAATAACTATGGAGAAGGTTGGGAAGATGTTTCAAACCAGGAGCTGGGCAATTTTGATTTTCTTTTCGGTGCCGATATTGAATACCGGAATCCTGCTGTACAGGAGGAGGTCAAGCGCTGGGCCGCATGGTATTGGCAAACTGCACAGTTTAATGGTGTACGTCTCGATGCTGTAAAGCATGTTTCTCCCGGTTATTTAAAGGAATGGCTGCAGCATTTGCGAAGTGTTGCCGGCAAAGAACTGTTTGCGGTAGCGGAATTCTGGGCACCCGAACAGTTAGGAGATATGCTTCACTTTATCGACATTACGGAGAGGCAGATGTCGCTGTTCGATGCTCCTCTTAACCGTAATATGTATGAGGCTGGGAAGCAGGGTAAGGATTACGACCTGCAGACGATATTCAATGATACGTTGGTTGCAATACATCCCACCCTTTCGGTGACGCTGGTGGGAAATCATGATACACAACCGCTGCAATTGCTTGAAGCGCCGGTGGCAGACTGGTTTAAGCCGCTTGCATATGCGCTTATCCTGTTATGCGATAAAGGCTATCCATGCGTATTTTACCCTGATCTTTATGGAGCAAAATATAAAGGAAAGAATGATAAAGGAGAGGAGATTGAAATAGAATTAAAACCGGTAAAGGGACTGGAAGAACTGATCAGGGCGCGCAATCTGTTTGCGTATGGCATGCAGCGCAACTTTTTGGACTATCCTAACTGCATAGGCTGGACAAGGGAAGGTGATGAGGAACATGAACGATCTGGCTGCGCTGTATTGTTATCGAATGCCGATAAAGGACAAAAGCGTATGGAAGTGGGCAAACGGCATGCAGGAAAATACTTTTATGACATGCTTGGCAACAGCGAAGGCCGGATCTTGATAGCAGAGGATGGATGGGCTGAGTTTTATTGCCCGGCCGGAAGCCTTTCGTTATGGGTACGTGAATAA
- a CDS encoding SemiSWEET family sugar transporter, with product MESIDILGLVAGICTASSLLPQLVKIIRIKKAPDVSLFMFIVMFTGNALRIYTCNYLYRNNG from the coding sequence ATGGAATCCATTGATATTTTAGGCCTGGTTGCAGGCATCTGCACAGCCTCCTCATTACTACCACAACTGGTTAAAATCATTCGAATAAAGAAAGCGCCGGATGTTTCGTTGTTCATGTTTATAGTAATGTTTACAGGCAATGCCTTACGGATCTACACCTGCAATTACCTGTATCGCAACAATGGATAA
- a CDS encoding HD domain-containing protein: MDKLLAKLANSPKLLGSIHECEVQATEVLKHYITNFPEFTDHSIDHSKSVLRYVEFVLGENLNQLNVDEAYILIMAGFLHDIGMSPTNRMKEQILAGEKFKKYGKSFEEYLREFHHEISYEYISTHWENLKIVNPIYAEAIALVGMGHRVVNLFDFANYNPEFPVKSGNEYVCLPYLAGVLRLADELDITNDRTPDLLYGGYFPTNKISQKEWDKHKANYFVNFGQNTIKITSACYNKDLYFALLKQYGKIEDVIKYLQKLILAIPFRDRSLKVDFYRLEKDVKVHGFIPKEIGFTFDIQNTIDTFVGRNIYNSSFVAIRECLQNAIDSCRFKANKETINYQPLIKVVLQDGTLTISDNGLGMDDFIVEHYFAKLAKSYYREERVSNKYEAIGQFGIGVFSYFMLCNYFDVESKQEDKQTIKFRVTKDAGSYFHFYDSANRNSSGTDITFHLTDNLDYEFLIEKVREYIRYVEIPIHLMYKDDLSVVEKKEMNISIPKMLSHVDRYHSGELAALHAVEFAYSDSEVDGKVAILFQKDGDGVFLPFDNYEVLKTYQSSKVEVSQKGIFVKNFDNRAMDNCIGVLNLLKKNDIKLGRSGFNDHDFLFRILERFYVPILNMVFDNWKLLDAKRKWELSRELMGHVFTDSPVRPYIREFYDRLYYRVYRNEQYEYLTISEVLALGEFALVKSNSGFDRPRQNIIVELDPIARNLKLPLVFDRWAPPMKLLYNLCQFERFDITVRSTSRHLFFCVNSNQNVEEYKIIDSNRMECFAFDAPYVCGFTNISIERPFNTEHRILKYYFHNLNLIKSNPKINRLYDKLFYEIGQFIFSTHAYPGEKDPKQEIQYLQNLLQKINDSSGTDFSLKKSDFPIWIQSNFD; encoded by the coding sequence ATGGATAAACTCTTAGCAAAACTAGCCAATTCTCCAAAGCTTCTTGGAAGTATCCACGAATGTGAAGTTCAGGCAACTGAGGTACTAAAACATTACATTACAAATTTTCCTGAGTTCACGGATCATTCTATTGATCATTCAAAGAGTGTTCTTCGTTATGTCGAGTTTGTGCTTGGAGAAAATTTGAATCAACTTAATGTTGATGAAGCCTATATTCTGATAATGGCTGGATTTTTACATGATATTGGTATGTCCCCTACTAATAGAATGAAAGAGCAAATATTGGCCGGTGAAAAATTTAAAAAATACGGTAAAAGCTTTGAGGAATATTTAAGGGAATTTCATCACGAAATTTCATATGAATATATATCTACACATTGGGAAAACCTTAAGATTGTAAATCCAATTTACGCAGAAGCAATTGCTTTAGTGGGAATGGGCCATCGAGTTGTTAACTTGTTTGATTTTGCTAATTACAACCCAGAGTTTCCCGTTAAAAGCGGTAATGAGTATGTATGTTTACCTTATCTCGCGGGTGTTCTCCGACTAGCGGATGAATTGGATATAACCAATGATCGAACTCCAGACTTATTGTATGGGGGTTATTTTCCTACTAACAAAATCAGTCAAAAGGAATGGGATAAACATAAGGCGAATTATTTTGTAAATTTTGGCCAGAACACTATAAAAATCACAAGCGCTTGTTATAATAAGGATTTGTATTTTGCACTATTAAAGCAATATGGAAAAATCGAAGATGTAATAAAGTATCTTCAGAAACTAATTTTAGCAATTCCATTTAGAGATAGGTCGCTAAAAGTGGATTTTTATCGACTTGAGAAAGATGTGAAGGTACATGGATTTATTCCAAAGGAGATTGGTTTTACATTTGATATACAAAATACGATAGATACATTCGTTGGTCGTAATATTTATAATAGTTCTTTTGTAGCAATTAGGGAGTGTTTGCAGAATGCAATAGATTCTTGCCGTTTTAAAGCAAATAAAGAAACAATAAATTATCAGCCACTAATTAAGGTGGTTCTTCAAGATGGCACCTTAACTATTAGCGATAACGGCTTAGGCATGGATGATTTTATAGTAGAACACTATTTTGCTAAGCTTGCCAAAAGCTATTATCGCGAGGAAAGGGTGTCAAATAAATACGAAGCAATCGGTCAGTTCGGAATTGGTGTATTCTCATATTTTATGCTTTGTAATTACTTTGATGTTGAGTCAAAGCAGGAGGATAAGCAAACTATCAAATTTAGAGTAACAAAAGACGCAGGCTCTTATTTCCATTTCTATGATAGTGCTAACAGGAACTCTTCTGGAACGGATATTACGTTTCATTTGACAGATAATCTTGATTATGAATTTCTAATTGAAAAGGTACGGGAATACATTCGATATGTCGAAATTCCGATACACCTAATGTATAAAGATGATTTGTCTGTAGTTGAAAAAAAGGAAATGAATATTTCAATTCCAAAAATGCTAAGCCATGTTGATCGTTACCATTCAGGTGAACTTGCTGCGCTTCATGCTGTTGAGTTTGCTTATAGTGATTCAGAAGTTGATGGAAAAGTTGCCATTCTTTTCCAAAAGGACGGCGATGGTGTATTTTTGCCATTTGATAATTATGAAGTCTTAAAGACATATCAGTCATCCAAAGTAGAGGTTTCTCAAAAGGGAATTTTTGTCAAAAATTTTGATAACCGTGCTATGGACAATTGTATTGGTGTTTTGAACTTATTGAAGAAGAATGACATCAAACTTGGTCGTAGTGGTTTCAATGATCATGATTTTCTATTCAGAATCCTTGAACGTTTTTATGTGCCGATTCTTAATATGGTGTTTGATAATTGGAAATTATTAGATGCCAAAAGGAAGTGGGAATTGTCAAGGGAGCTTATGGGACATGTCTTTACTGATTCGCCTGTGCGCCCCTATATTAGAGAATTTTACGATCGACTGTACTATAGAGTATATCGAAATGAGCAATATGAATATCTTACAATTTCTGAAGTATTAGCCTTAGGTGAGTTTGCTTTAGTAAAAAGTAACTCAGGATTTGATAGACCACGCCAGAATATCATTGTTGAACTCGATCCTATCGCTCGAAATCTAAAGTTGCCACTTGTTTTCGATAGATGGGCCCCGCCGATGAAACTTTTATACAATTTATGCCAGTTTGAACGTTTTGATATTACTGTGCGATCTACTTCAAGGCATCTGTTTTTTTGTGTTAATTCAAATCAAAATGTTGAAGAATACAAGATAATTGATAGTAATAGAATGGAGTGCTTTGCCTTCGATGCACCTTATGTTTGCGGCTTTACTAACATTTCGATTGAGCGCCCTTTTAATACTGAGCATCGAATATTGAAGTATTATTTCCATAATTTGAATCTCATTAAATCCAACCCAAAGATTAACCGGCTTTATGATAAATTATTTTATGAAATTGGGCAGTTTATTTTTTCTACACATGCCTATCCCGGTGAAAAAGATCCAAAACAAGAGATTCAATATTTGCAGAATCTGCTACAAAAAATAAATGATTCAAGTGGTACAGATTTCTCATTAAAAAAAAGCGACTTCCCAATTTGGATACAATCTAATTTTGACTAA
- a CDS encoding DNA-binding protein, with protein MGSIDIVTKQDLEQFKTDLLAAVKVLLDETRNEPPRRWLKTYQVRDMLGEISAGTLQTMRNNGMLPYSLLTGLALYEYADVTKLMDELKVPIKKRG; from the coding sequence ATGGGTTCTATTGATATAGTGACGAAACAGGATTTGGAACAGTTCAAAACTGATCTGTTAGCAGCGGTTAAAGTGCTGTTAGACGAAACAAGAAATGAGCCCCCACGGCGTTGGTTAAAAACCTATCAAGTGCGAGATATGTTGGGTGAAATTTCGGCAGGTACATTGCAAACTATGCGTAACAATGGGATGCTGCCATACTCACTTTTAACAGGTTTGGCATTGTATGAGTATGCAGATGTTACAAAATTAATGGATGAATTAAAGGTGCCTATAAAAAAAAGGGGATGA